The following proteins are co-located in the Solanum pennellii chromosome 8, SPENNV200 genome:
- the LOC107028290 gene encoding fatty alcohol:caffeoyl-CoA acyltransferase, which translates to MMTPMVQELNFPQLQIPLTINSISPILPSSPIPPSYGDTLYLSNLDDMIGSRVFTPTMYFYRSNGKMDVMTIINVLKEALASVLVPYYPFSGRLRETKEGKLEVFFGPKQGVLLVEACSEMTMLNVGDLTVPNPAWKNLVYTFPNEEQYKVIDMPLLIAQVTRFSCGGFSLGLRVCHCLCDGVGAMQFLSAWASTARLNKLTLNPKPCWDRETLIPNDPPFIQYPHIEFKRIDDAFSFTRRLFVQKCYHVTRDFQAHLKTLVGPNISCTTFDAMAAHVWRSWVKALINVSPLDYELRLTFSVNCRSRLTNPPLKSGFYGNAVSVACATSTVSGIVNGSISDTICLVRNARLSVSEAYLRSTIDYIQVNRPTKLEFGGKLTITQWTRFSMYESADFGWGKPIYAGPIDLTPTPQVCVFLPQDNSDGAMLVCICLPEDVSHTFNDIFCLLD; encoded by the coding sequence ATGATGACTCCCATGGTACAAGAACTTAATTTTCCTCAACTTCAAATACCTCTAACCATCAATTCAATTTCTCCAATCTTACCATCAAGTCCCATCCCTCCATCCTATGGTGACACCCTTTACCTCTCAAATCTTGATGATATGATTGGATCTCGCGTTTTCACTCCAACCATGTATTTCTATCGATCCAATGGGAAAATGGATGTGATGACGATCATCAATGTGTTGAAAGAAGCTCTTGCAAGTGTATTGGTACCATACTATCCTTTCTCAGGTAGGCTACGCGAAACAAAAGAGGGGAAGTTAGAAGTATTTTTTGGGCCTAAACAAGGTGTGCTTCTAGTTGAGGCTTGTTCAGAGATGACGATGCTAAATGTTGGTGATTTAACAGTCCCAAATCCTGCATGGAAAAACTTGGTTTACACATTTCCAAATGAAGAACAATATAAAGTGATTGATATGCCATTGCTAATAGCACAAGTAACGCGTTTTAGCTGTGGTGGATTTAGCCTTGGTTTGAGGGTTTGTCATTGTCTTTGTGATGGGGTTGGAGCAATGCAATTCCTAAGTGCTTGGGCTTCAACCGCGAGGTTGAACAAATTGACACTCAATCCCAAACCATGTTGGGATCGAGAGACACTTATCCCTAATGATCCGCCATTCATTCAATACCCACACATCGAATTCAAAAGAATAGATGATGCATTTAGTTTCACGAGGAGACTTTTTGTTCAAAAATGTTATCATGTTACTCGAGACTTCCAAGCTCATTTGAAGACCTTAGTTGGTCCTAACATCTCATGTACCACCTTTGATGCAATGGCGGCTCATGTGTGGAGGTCATGGGTCAAGGCACTCATCAATGTTAGCCCTCTCGATTACGAGTTAAGGCTAACATTTTCAGTAAATTGTAGATCTAGACTTACAAATCCACCACTCAAATCAGGTTTCTATGGGAATGCAGTATCTGTGGCATGTGCTACTAGCACTGTCTCGGGAATCGTTAATGGATCTATCTCTGATACCATATGTCTGGTACGAAATGCAAGGCTTTCTGTCTCCGAGGCATATTTGAGGTCAACTATTGATTATATCCAAGTTAATAGGCCTACAAAGCTAGAATTTGGTGGTAAACTTACTATAACCCAATGGACTAGATTTTCAATGTATGAATCTGCTGATTTTGGTTGGGGAAAGCCCATTTATGCTGGCCCAATTGATCTCACACCAACACCACAAGTTTGTGTTTTTTTGCCACAAGATAATTCTGATGGAGCTATGCTTGTTTGCATTTGTTTGCCAGAGGATGTTTCACATACATTTAATGACATTTTCTGCCTATTAGactaa